The genomic region ATGTGTAACTCTCCTAAAGTAGCAACCTATGACTTGCAACCCGAAATGTCCATCGATTGTGTTTCAAGTAGTATCATTCCCGAAATTAACAGACAGGCTGCAGATTTCATATGTCTTAATTTTGCTAATCCTGATATGGTAGGCCACACAGGCTCTATGGAGGCTGCAGTAAAGGCGTGTGAAGCTGTTGATCAAGCAGCACATGATGTCATAACAGCTGCGATGGAACAAGATTACACCATTATTGTTATTGCTGATCATGGAAATTGCGAGGTAATGCTCAATTCTGATGGATCTGTAAATACTGCACACACGACCAATCCTGTGCCTATTATTTTAGTCGATAAAGATTTAAAAGAAGTAAAAGATGGTATTATAGGAGACATTGCTCCTACAATATTAAAGTTAATAGGTGTTAAACAACCTGAAGAAATGACTCAAAATTCGTTACTTTAACCCTATGAAAAAGATTATACTATTATTAACCGTAATACTGTTAGCTAGTTGTGGAACACAAAAAGCAACAACAGAAAAAGAAGCAAGTGTTGCTCAACCTGAAGTACCGGCAACACCAGATCCACCTAAAACACCAGTTTTAGTTAATGGGCATTTATCTGGTGTTCAAACTAAGGATGCTTTTATGCAAGAGCCATTTTCAACATGGTTCACACCACGTTATAACGCATACAGTCTCGACGAAGAAACAAAAAGCACGCTAGCCGATGCTATGAAAGATGTTGAAATCAGAGCTTATATGGGAACCTGGTGCGGAGATTCAAAACGTGAAACACCTATGTTTTATAAACTATTAGATGAAGTAGGTTTTAAAGAAAAAAATCTAACACTAATTACTGTAGATAGATCAAAATCAA from Nonlabens arenilitoris harbors:
- a CDS encoding thioredoxin family protein: MKKIILLLTVILLASCGTQKATTEKEASVAQPEVPATPDPPKTPVLVNGHLSGVQTKDAFMQEPFSTWFTPRYNAYSLDEETKSTLADAMKDVEIRAYMGTWCGDSKRETPMFYKLLDEVGFKEKNLTLITVDRSKSKPEELVSGYNVVRVPTFIFYRGGQEIGRYVERPRESLEKDILKIVTGVPYKHSYDN